The following coding sequences are from one Lycium ferocissimum isolate CSIRO_LF1 chromosome 3, AGI_CSIRO_Lferr_CH_V1, whole genome shotgun sequence window:
- the LOC132051077 gene encoding uncharacterized protein LOC132051077 has translation MRIRNAENRKKQTIPHTGGSKANATRRAEMMAQTGQRPGRAQIYLATHKNQDGVYVNEAAKDICEKIELALSQSTMDESQISRNDAVGKVLGEEHSGRVRCLGLGLSSREFLNK, from the exons ATGCGTATACGAAATGCTGAAAATCGAAAGAAGCAGACTATTCCACACACAGGTGGCTCCAAAGCCAATGCTACGAGAAGAGCTGAAATG aTGGCTCAGACTGGACAAAGGCCTGGACGAGCACAAATATACCTTGCTACTCATAAGAATCAAGATGGAGTATATGTTAATGAAGCAGCAAAAGATATATGC GAAAAAATTGAGTTAGCTTTAAGCCAAAGCACCATGGACGAGTCTCAAATTTCGCGAAATGATGCCGTCGGCAAGGTGCTAGGAGAAGAGCACTCTGGAAGGGTGAGGTGCTTGGGATTAGGACTTTCGTCCCGAGAGTTTTTAAACAAGTAA
- the LOC132048808 gene encoding uncharacterized protein LOC132048808: MCSKIAEHMSWHAEDGNKDGNIRHPRDGKAWKRFDTTFPEFASDPRNVRLGLASDGFNPFGTMSTNYSIWPVVLVPYNLPPWLCMKQPNFILSMIIPGPRTAGNNIDVYLQPLIKELNELWSEGVDTFDSSKDEMFRMRAALMWTVSDFPGLDILSGWNTHTGLACPSCNFDAEPCRLRHSRKWCFIGHRRFLGRNHKFRMMRHRFDGNVEERTPPKKLSGSNILQQVKDINVTFGRQAELNDKRKRNRKGSVGEAGTQQWRKKSIFFDLPYWEFNSLRHNLDVMHIEKNVFDNIIYSLLNDKEKSKDHIKARRDLQDMGIRRDLWPDENDECRLGAFPQDFKEYLPKEKKRIFGLKSHDCHILKTLKNISQCTSMVIQGIESRLNRPKRVNDEPNCDEASEKSSMFPQQGKPVGGSTIEPLTLLEKTQAHRYVLLNCAIVKPFVDEFRNHIRRSRGRKLSPTEVERRVSKEFPDWFPKRIMNPDIADTISNDMKFLAQGPAQDARRFNAYNINGFKFRTLSREQVSKTQNSRVFLVSDTSCVASSTDRYARQADLPYYGKLEDIIELNYYGRSLQMSDDDPYIEASQANMVYYVDDETDKGWSVAVHLKPRDLFDMGEVDEEEIYENEPYRQQEFGQFFDVDYENIQIAIEEHMTE; this comes from the exons ATGTGCTCTAAGATTGCAGAGCATATGAGCTGGCATGCGGAGGATGGTAACAAAGATGGAAACATAAGACACCCTAGAGATGGCAAGGCATGGAAGAGGTTTGATACAACTTTTCCTGAATTTGCTTCTGATCCTCGAAATGTTCGATTAGGCCTAGCTAGTGATGGTTTCAATCCTTTTGGGACAATGAGTACTAATTATAGTATTTGGCCTGTGGTTTTGGTTCCATATAACCTTCCTCCTTGGTTGTGTATGAAGCAACCAAATTTCATCCTCTCAATGATCATTCCAGGTCCACGTACGGCAGGGAATAACATCGATGTATACCTACAACCCCTTATTAAGGAGTTGAATGAGTTGTGGAGTGAAGGTGTGGACACTTTTGATTCATCAAAGGATGAAATGTTTAGAATGCGAGCAGCTCTTATGTGGACAGTTAGTGATTTTCCTGGACTTGATATCTTATCTGGTTGGAACACACATACTGGCCTTGCATGCCCCTCTTGTAATTTTGACGCAGAACCTTGTCGACTCCGTCATAGTAGAAAGTGGTGTTTTATTGGCCATCGTCGGTTTTTGGGAAGAAATCATAAATTTAGAATGATGAGGCATCGTTTTGATGGGAATGTCGAAGAGAGGACCCCTCCGAAGAAGTTATCAGGGTCAAACATTTTGCAACAAGTGAAAGATATCAATGTCACATTTGGAAGACAAGCCGAATTAAATGATAAAAGGAAACGTAACAGGAAAGGGAGTGTTGGGGAAGCTGGAACTCaacaatggagaaaaaaaagcaTATTCTTTGATCTTCCATATTGGGAGTTTAACTCGTTGCGCCATAATTTAGATGTTATGCATATTGAAAAGAATGTGTTTGACAATATTATATACTCTTTGCTAAATgataaagaaaaatcaaaggatCATATTAAGGCTCGAAGAGATCTGCAAGATATGGGTATAAGGCGTGATCTTTGGCCGGATGAGAATGATGAATGTCGGCTTGGTGCATTTCCTCAAGACTTTAAAGAATATCTTccaaaggagaagaaaagaatCTTTGGACTAAAAAGTCATGATTGTCACATCCTCAAGACTTTAAAGAATATCTCACAATGTACTTCCATGGTTATTCAA GGAATTGAGTCAAGGTTAAATCGACCTAAACGTGTAAACGATGAACCAAATTGTGATGAGGCTTCTGAAAAGTCATCAATGTTCCCTCAACAAGGTAAACCTGTTGGAGGCTCCACAATAGAACCATTGACTCTTTTGGAGAAAACGCAAGCTCATCGATATGTGTTACTTAATTGCGCAATAGTGAAGCCATTTGTTGA TGAATTTAGAAATCATATCAGAAGAAGTAGAGGTCGAAAACTTTCACCAACAGAGGTAGAGAGGAGAGTTAGTAAAGAGTTCCCTGATTGGTTTCCTAAGCGA ATTATGAATCCGGATATAGCAGACACTATCTCAAATGATATGAAGTTCTTAGCACAAGGTCCGGCACAAGATGCAAGAAGATTCAATGCTTATAACATTAATGGATTCAAATTTCGGACGTTGTCTAGAGAACAAGTGTCAAAAACTCAAAATAGCAGAGTTTTTCTTGTCTCTGACACTTCTTGTGTTGCATCTAGTACAGATAGATATGCAAGACAAGCAGACCTTCCATATTATGGGAAGTTGGaagatattattgagcttaatTACTATGGCCGATCACTTCAAATGTCG GATGACGATCCATATATTGAAGCATCACAAGCAAATATGGTCTACTATGTAGATGATGAAACTGATAAAGGATGGAGTGTGGCTGTACATCTAAAGCCAAGAGATTTGTTTGACATGGGAGAGGTTGATGAAGAGGAAATATACGAGAATGAACCATATCGACAACAAGAATTTGGACAATTTTTTGATGTTGATTACGAGAATATCCAAATTGCAATAGAGGAGCATATGACTGAATAG